From the genome of Synchiropus splendidus isolate RoL2022-P1 chromosome 17, RoL_Sspl_1.0, whole genome shotgun sequence, one region includes:
- the gtf2ird1 gene encoding general transcription factor II-I repeat domain-containing protein 1 isoform X2: MAQIRKLACDGVRTNPRGEPPASARQEILTSLVSALDSVCMAMSKLNAEVACVTVHEDSVIAVGTEKGRVFLNSRREIQTDFYKFCRSTCLQNVNSSNSQAKDNEVERSKPTKDGEHAKHRTTSEAQSNIFVLRKMVDEVFTVLYSEAVGKSSLVPVPYDWIQKEPGCLVAHGLPEGVVLKKPSEYDTKTLMKILEQSHRIQFSVKRPAEESSRESKSSSDLSHGAAVMPHVAQKTPAHVVTPSSTPSSSNSVLSNFLYGMPMSSKPHPDGKLDFKPASIVNLGKDRLSSTWADKSSKDLTNEEVPRPAGDQNQSPTSVHISKRLLFSIVHEKSEKWDSFIRETEDINTLRECVQILFNSRYAEALGLDHMVPVPYRKIACDPGAVEIIGIPDQIPFKRPCTYGVPKLKRILDERHGIRFIVKRMFDERIFTAAGKLAREEGKYEPGCSPEEGFPDGLIIPPSTTEILSNSHSSRSASACVSPLADSEAVVKQSRTLSELLHPSAPPGDSVQIKKIKTEPPDGEVAQAAPDVGADEAAEPPSDTPTSAAPTTTSPAAPPAHLAPAAESHSGVSAAAEPLSPPGTAQPVRRSSEGGSLVDDIGEMILQLRRQVESLFSVKFAEALGLSEPAKVPYSKFQMYPEELFVTGLPDGISLRRPNCFGAAKLRKILAASGQIQFVIKTPKLLSEQKPDMPTEPFCKDMEVKEEAPEDAATGSKRPGFSECLESKLTRIDLANTLREQVQDLFNRKYGEALGIKYPVQVPYKRIKNNPDSVIIQGLPPGIPFRKPCTFGSQNLERILAVADKIHFTITRPFQGLIPKPAPRRVTLLKKSFGAVSEEEDLSCLGEKVVLREQVKELFNKKYGESSPGSPERAGSLTPSWCWAGEALGLDRSVAVPYKLIRSSPESLEVSGLPDDVVFRNPNTYDVACLKKILQAADGVAFSVKTPLQPFAEICSQTCNTATEVSINRRKRKRVQESQRAPASADLALSTNQIPVMQWPMYMVDYSGVNMQVPGQVHY; the protein is encoded by the exons ATGGCTCAGATCAGGAAGCTGGCATGCGACGGCGTCAGGACGAACCCCCGCGGTGAGCCCCCGGCGTCGGCCCGGCAGGAGATCCTCACCAGCCTGGTGTCTGCTCTCGACTCTGTG TGCATGGCCATGTCCAAGCTCAACGCCGAGGTGGCGTGCGTCACCGTGCACGAGGACAGCGTGATTGCCGTGGGAACAGAGAAGGGTCGGGTCTTCCTCAACTCCAGGAGGGAAATCCAGACGGACTTCTACAAGTTCTGTC GCTCCACGTGTCTCCAAAATGTGAACTCTTCAAACTCTCAAGCCAAAGACAACGAGGTGGAGCGGAGCAAGCCGACTAAAGACGGCGAGCACGCGAAACACAGGACGACCTCGGAAGCCCAGTCCAACATCTTCGTCCTGAGGAAGATGGTGGACGAAGTCTTCACCGTTCTCTACA GTGAGGCTGTGGGCAAGAGCAGCCTGGTCCCGGTGCCTTACGACTGGATCCAGAAGGAGCCCGGCTGCCTGGTGGCCCACGGTTTGCCTGAAGGAGTCGTGCTGAAAAAGCCCTCGGAGTATGACACCAAGACGCTGATGAAGATCCTGGAGCAGAGCCATCGGATCCAGTTCTCGGTGAAAAG ACCTGCGGAGGAGTCATCTCGAGAGTCCAAGTCCAGTTCAGACCTCAGTCATGGCGCTGCCGTCATGCCCCACGTGGCCCAGAAGACCCCGGCCCACGTGGTCACCCCATCAAGCACCCCCTCCTCCAGCAACTCGGTGCTCTCCAACTTCCTGTACGGGATGCCCATGTCCTCCAAACCTCATCCAGACGGAAAACTGGACTTCAAACCCGCATCCATCGTGAACCTCGGGAAGGACCGGCTCAGCAGCACCTGGGCCGACAAGAGCTCCAAGGACCTGACTAATG AGGAGGTGCCGCGGCCGGCGGGTGACCAGAACCAGAGTCCCACCAGCGTCCACATCTCCAAGAGGCTGCTCTTCTCCATCGTGCACGAGAAGTCAG aaAAGTGGGACTCCTTCATCCGGGAGACGGAGGACATCAACACGCTGCGGGAGTGTGTCCAGATCTTGTTCAACAGCAGATACG CCGAAGCTTTGGGTCTCGATCACATGGTGCCTGTTCCCTACCGAAAGATCGCCTGCGACCCCGGAGCCGTGGAGATCATCGGCATCCCGGACCAGATCCCCTTCAAGAGACCCTGCACCTACGGCGTCCCCAAACTCAAGCGCATCCTGGACGAGCGCCACGGGATCCGCTTCATCGTGAAACG AATGTTCGATGAGAGGATCTTCACTG ctgcagggaaGCTGGCCAGAGAGGAGGGCAAGTACGAGCCCGGCTGCTCGCCCGAGGAAGGGTTCCCCGACGGTCTGATCATCCCGCCGTCCACCACCGAGATCCTCAGCAACTCTCACAGCAGCAG GTCTGCCAGTGCCTGTGTGAGTCCTCTGGCCGACAGTGAGGCAG TGGTGAAACAGAGTCGGACCCTCAGTGAGCTCCTTCATCCGTCGGCTCCCCCTGGAGACTCGGTTCAGATCAAGAAGATCAAGACAGAGCCACCGGACGGCGAAGTGGCTCAGGCGGCACCAG ATGTCGGCGCAGACGAAGCCGCCGAGCCACCGTCGGACACGCCCACCTCCGCTGCTCCCACCACTACCTCCCCCGCTGCTCCCCCGGCTCACCTGGCCCCCGCAGCAGAGAGCCACTCAG gtgtttctgctgcagcCGAGCCTCTGTCGCCGCCAGGCACAGCGCAGCCGGTCCGAAGAAGCTCAGAAG GGGGCAGTCTGGTGGACGACATCGGTGAGATGATCCTGCAGCTCCGCCGGCAAGTGGAGAGTCTGTTCAGCGTCAAGTTCG CCGAGGCGCTGGGTCTGTCAGAACCGGCCAAAGTCCCCTACTCCAAGTTCCAGATGTACCCAGAGGAGCTCTTTGTCACCGGACTCCCGGACGGAATCTCGCTGCGCCGGCCCAACTGTTTCGGCGCCGCCAAGCTGCGGAAGATCTTGGCGGCGAGCGGCCAGATCCAGTTCGTCATCAAGAC GCCCAAACTGCTGAGCGAGCAGAAGCCGGACATGCCGACGG AGCCGTTCTGCAAAGacatggaggtgaaggaggaagcGCCCGAGGATGCCGCCACCGGCTCCAAGAGACCCGGCTTCTCGG AGTGTCTGGAGTCCAAATTGACCCGCATCGACTTGGCCAACACTCTGCGCGAGCAGGTCCAGGATCTGTTCAACAGGAAGTACGGCGAGGCGCTCGGCATCAAGTACCCGGTCCAGGTGCCGTACAAGCGGATCAAGAACAACCCGGACTCGGTCATCATCCAGGGCCTGCCGCCCGGGATCCCCTTCAGGAAGCCCTGCACCTTCGGCTCGCAGAACCTGGAGCGGATCCTGGCCGTGGCCGACAAGATCCACTTCACCATCACCAG GCCGTTCCAGGGGCTGATCCCAAAACCAG ctcctcgCAGGGTCACGCTACTCAAGAAGTCGTTTGGCGCCGTCAGCG aggaggaggacctgAGCTGTCTGGGGGAGAAGGTGGTCCTGAGGGAGCAGGTGAAGGAGCTCTTCAACAAGAAATACGGTGAGTCCTCCCCCGGCTCCCCAGAGAGGGCCGGCTCTCTGACGCCCTCCTGGTGCTGGGCAGGCGAGGCCCTGGGCCTGGACCGCTCCGTGGCGGTGCCCTACAAGTTGATCCGCAGCAGCCCCGAGTCGCTGGAGGTCAGCGGTCTCCCAGACGACGTGGTCTTCAGGAACCCCAACACCTACGACGTGGCATGCCTGAAGAAAATCCTGCAGGCGGCCGACGGAGTTGCCTTCAGCGTCAAGACGCCGCTGCA GCCGTTCGCCGAGATCTGCAGTCAGACGTGTAACACAG CAACAGAAGTCTCCATAAATCGACGGAAGCGGAAAAGAGTCCAGGAGAGTCAGCGAGCTCCGGCGTCAGCTGACCTGGCGCTGTCGACCAATCAGATTCCAGTGATG CAGTGGCCGATGTACATGGTGGACTACAGCGGCGTCAACATGCAGGTCCCGGGTCAGGTTCACTACTGA
- the gtf2ird1 gene encoding general transcription factor II-I repeat domain-containing protein 1 isoform X1 yields MQFKRAMAQIRKLACDGVRTNPRGEPPASARQEILTSLVSALDSVCMAMSKLNAEVACVTVHEDSVIAVGTEKGRVFLNSRREIQTDFYKFCRSTCLQNVNSSNSQAKDNEVERSKPTKDGEHAKHRTTSEAQSNIFVLRKMVDEVFTVLYSEAVGKSSLVPVPYDWIQKEPGCLVAHGLPEGVVLKKPSEYDTKTLMKILEQSHRIQFSVKRPAEESSRESKSSSDLSHGAAVMPHVAQKTPAHVVTPSSTPSSSNSVLSNFLYGMPMSSKPHPDGKLDFKPASIVNLGKDRLSSTWADKSSKDLTNEEVPRPAGDQNQSPTSVHISKRLLFSIVHEKSEKWDSFIRETEDINTLRECVQILFNSRYAEALGLDHMVPVPYRKIACDPGAVEIIGIPDQIPFKRPCTYGVPKLKRILDERHGIRFIVKRMFDERIFTAAGKLAREEGKYEPGCSPEEGFPDGLIIPPSTTEILSNSHSSRSASACVSPLADSEAVVKQSRTLSELLHPSAPPGDSVQIKKIKTEPPDGEVAQAAPDVGADEAAEPPSDTPTSAAPTTTSPAAPPAHLAPAAESHSGVSAAAEPLSPPGTAQPVRRSSEGGSLVDDIGEMILQLRRQVESLFSVKFAEALGLSEPAKVPYSKFQMYPEELFVTGLPDGISLRRPNCFGAAKLRKILAASGQIQFVIKTPKLLSEQKPDMPTEPFCKDMEVKEEAPEDAATGSKRPGFSECLESKLTRIDLANTLREQVQDLFNRKYGEALGIKYPVQVPYKRIKNNPDSVIIQGLPPGIPFRKPCTFGSQNLERILAVADKIHFTITRPFQGLIPKPAPRRVTLLKKSFGAVSEEEDLSCLGEKVVLREQVKELFNKKYGESSPGSPERAGSLTPSWCWAGEALGLDRSVAVPYKLIRSSPESLEVSGLPDDVVFRNPNTYDVACLKKILQAADGVAFSVKTPLQPFAEICSQTCNTATEVSINRRKRKRVQESQRAPASADLALSTNQIPVMQWPMYMVDYSGVNMQVPGQVHY; encoded by the exons ATGCAGTTTAAG AGAGCCATGGCTCAGATCAGGAAGCTGGCATGCGACGGCGTCAGGACGAACCCCCGCGGTGAGCCCCCGGCGTCGGCCCGGCAGGAGATCCTCACCAGCCTGGTGTCTGCTCTCGACTCTGTG TGCATGGCCATGTCCAAGCTCAACGCCGAGGTGGCGTGCGTCACCGTGCACGAGGACAGCGTGATTGCCGTGGGAACAGAGAAGGGTCGGGTCTTCCTCAACTCCAGGAGGGAAATCCAGACGGACTTCTACAAGTTCTGTC GCTCCACGTGTCTCCAAAATGTGAACTCTTCAAACTCTCAAGCCAAAGACAACGAGGTGGAGCGGAGCAAGCCGACTAAAGACGGCGAGCACGCGAAACACAGGACGACCTCGGAAGCCCAGTCCAACATCTTCGTCCTGAGGAAGATGGTGGACGAAGTCTTCACCGTTCTCTACA GTGAGGCTGTGGGCAAGAGCAGCCTGGTCCCGGTGCCTTACGACTGGATCCAGAAGGAGCCCGGCTGCCTGGTGGCCCACGGTTTGCCTGAAGGAGTCGTGCTGAAAAAGCCCTCGGAGTATGACACCAAGACGCTGATGAAGATCCTGGAGCAGAGCCATCGGATCCAGTTCTCGGTGAAAAG ACCTGCGGAGGAGTCATCTCGAGAGTCCAAGTCCAGTTCAGACCTCAGTCATGGCGCTGCCGTCATGCCCCACGTGGCCCAGAAGACCCCGGCCCACGTGGTCACCCCATCAAGCACCCCCTCCTCCAGCAACTCGGTGCTCTCCAACTTCCTGTACGGGATGCCCATGTCCTCCAAACCTCATCCAGACGGAAAACTGGACTTCAAACCCGCATCCATCGTGAACCTCGGGAAGGACCGGCTCAGCAGCACCTGGGCCGACAAGAGCTCCAAGGACCTGACTAATG AGGAGGTGCCGCGGCCGGCGGGTGACCAGAACCAGAGTCCCACCAGCGTCCACATCTCCAAGAGGCTGCTCTTCTCCATCGTGCACGAGAAGTCAG aaAAGTGGGACTCCTTCATCCGGGAGACGGAGGACATCAACACGCTGCGGGAGTGTGTCCAGATCTTGTTCAACAGCAGATACG CCGAAGCTTTGGGTCTCGATCACATGGTGCCTGTTCCCTACCGAAAGATCGCCTGCGACCCCGGAGCCGTGGAGATCATCGGCATCCCGGACCAGATCCCCTTCAAGAGACCCTGCACCTACGGCGTCCCCAAACTCAAGCGCATCCTGGACGAGCGCCACGGGATCCGCTTCATCGTGAAACG AATGTTCGATGAGAGGATCTTCACTG ctgcagggaaGCTGGCCAGAGAGGAGGGCAAGTACGAGCCCGGCTGCTCGCCCGAGGAAGGGTTCCCCGACGGTCTGATCATCCCGCCGTCCACCACCGAGATCCTCAGCAACTCTCACAGCAGCAG GTCTGCCAGTGCCTGTGTGAGTCCTCTGGCCGACAGTGAGGCAG TGGTGAAACAGAGTCGGACCCTCAGTGAGCTCCTTCATCCGTCGGCTCCCCCTGGAGACTCGGTTCAGATCAAGAAGATCAAGACAGAGCCACCGGACGGCGAAGTGGCTCAGGCGGCACCAG ATGTCGGCGCAGACGAAGCCGCCGAGCCACCGTCGGACACGCCCACCTCCGCTGCTCCCACCACTACCTCCCCCGCTGCTCCCCCGGCTCACCTGGCCCCCGCAGCAGAGAGCCACTCAG gtgtttctgctgcagcCGAGCCTCTGTCGCCGCCAGGCACAGCGCAGCCGGTCCGAAGAAGCTCAGAAG GGGGCAGTCTGGTGGACGACATCGGTGAGATGATCCTGCAGCTCCGCCGGCAAGTGGAGAGTCTGTTCAGCGTCAAGTTCG CCGAGGCGCTGGGTCTGTCAGAACCGGCCAAAGTCCCCTACTCCAAGTTCCAGATGTACCCAGAGGAGCTCTTTGTCACCGGACTCCCGGACGGAATCTCGCTGCGCCGGCCCAACTGTTTCGGCGCCGCCAAGCTGCGGAAGATCTTGGCGGCGAGCGGCCAGATCCAGTTCGTCATCAAGAC GCCCAAACTGCTGAGCGAGCAGAAGCCGGACATGCCGACGG AGCCGTTCTGCAAAGacatggaggtgaaggaggaagcGCCCGAGGATGCCGCCACCGGCTCCAAGAGACCCGGCTTCTCGG AGTGTCTGGAGTCCAAATTGACCCGCATCGACTTGGCCAACACTCTGCGCGAGCAGGTCCAGGATCTGTTCAACAGGAAGTACGGCGAGGCGCTCGGCATCAAGTACCCGGTCCAGGTGCCGTACAAGCGGATCAAGAACAACCCGGACTCGGTCATCATCCAGGGCCTGCCGCCCGGGATCCCCTTCAGGAAGCCCTGCACCTTCGGCTCGCAGAACCTGGAGCGGATCCTGGCCGTGGCCGACAAGATCCACTTCACCATCACCAG GCCGTTCCAGGGGCTGATCCCAAAACCAG ctcctcgCAGGGTCACGCTACTCAAGAAGTCGTTTGGCGCCGTCAGCG aggaggaggacctgAGCTGTCTGGGGGAGAAGGTGGTCCTGAGGGAGCAGGTGAAGGAGCTCTTCAACAAGAAATACGGTGAGTCCTCCCCCGGCTCCCCAGAGAGGGCCGGCTCTCTGACGCCCTCCTGGTGCTGGGCAGGCGAGGCCCTGGGCCTGGACCGCTCCGTGGCGGTGCCCTACAAGTTGATCCGCAGCAGCCCCGAGTCGCTGGAGGTCAGCGGTCTCCCAGACGACGTGGTCTTCAGGAACCCCAACACCTACGACGTGGCATGCCTGAAGAAAATCCTGCAGGCGGCCGACGGAGTTGCCTTCAGCGTCAAGACGCCGCTGCA GCCGTTCGCCGAGATCTGCAGTCAGACGTGTAACACAG CAACAGAAGTCTCCATAAATCGACGGAAGCGGAAAAGAGTCCAGGAGAGTCAGCGAGCTCCGGCGTCAGCTGACCTGGCGCTGTCGACCAATCAGATTCCAGTGATG CAGTGGCCGATGTACATGGTGGACTACAGCGGCGTCAACATGCAGGTCCCGGGTCAGGTTCACTACTGA
- the gtf2ird1 gene encoding general transcription factor II-I repeat domain-containing protein 1 isoform X3 → MQFKRAMAQIRKLACDGVRTNPRGEPPASARQEILTSLVSALDSVCMAMSKLNAEVACVTVHEDSVIAVGTEKGRVFLNSRREIQTDFYKFCRSTCLQNVNSSNSQAKDNEVERSKPTKDGEHAKHRTTSEAQSNIFVLRKMVDEVFTVLYSEAVGKSSLVPVPYDWIQKEPGCLVAHGLPEGVVLKKPSEYDTKTLMKILEQSHRIQFSVKRPAEESSRESKSSSDLSHGAAVMPHVAQKTPAHVVTPSSTPSSSNSVLSNFLYGMPMSSKPHPDGKLDFKPASIVNLGKDRLSSTWADKSSKDLTNEEVPRPAGDQNQSPTSVHISKRLLFSIVHEKSEKWDSFIRETEDINTLRECVQILFNSRYAEALGLDHMVPVPYRKIACDPGAVEIIGIPDQIPFKRPCTYGVPKLKRILDERHGIRFIVKRMFDERIFTAAGKLAREEGKYEPGCSPEEGFPDGLIIPPSTTEILSNSHSSRSASACVSPLADSEAVVKQSRTLSELLHPSAPPGDSVQIKKIKTEPPDGEVAQAAPDVGADEAAEPPSDTPTSAAPTTTSPAAPPAHLAPAAESHSGVSAAAEPLSPPGTAQPVRRSSEGGSLVDDIGEMILQLRRQVESLFSVKFAEALGLSEPAKVPYSKFQMYPEELFVTGLPDGISLRRPNCFGAAKLRKILAASGQIQFVIKTPKLLSEQKPDMPTEPFCKDMEVKEEAPEDAATGSKRPGFSECLESKLTRIDLANTLREQVQDLFNRKYGEALGIKYPVQVPYKRIKNNPDSVIIQGLPPGIPFRKPCTFGSQNLERILAVADKIHFTITRPFQGLIPKPAPRRVTLLKKSFGAVSEEEDLSCLGEKVVLREQVKELFNKKYGEALGLDRSVAVPYKLIRSSPESLEVSGLPDDVVFRNPNTYDVACLKKILQAADGVAFSVKTPLQPFAEICSQTCNTATEVSINRRKRKRVQESQRAPASADLALSTNQIPVMQWPMYMVDYSGVNMQVPGQVHY, encoded by the exons ATGCAGTTTAAG AGAGCCATGGCTCAGATCAGGAAGCTGGCATGCGACGGCGTCAGGACGAACCCCCGCGGTGAGCCCCCGGCGTCGGCCCGGCAGGAGATCCTCACCAGCCTGGTGTCTGCTCTCGACTCTGTG TGCATGGCCATGTCCAAGCTCAACGCCGAGGTGGCGTGCGTCACCGTGCACGAGGACAGCGTGATTGCCGTGGGAACAGAGAAGGGTCGGGTCTTCCTCAACTCCAGGAGGGAAATCCAGACGGACTTCTACAAGTTCTGTC GCTCCACGTGTCTCCAAAATGTGAACTCTTCAAACTCTCAAGCCAAAGACAACGAGGTGGAGCGGAGCAAGCCGACTAAAGACGGCGAGCACGCGAAACACAGGACGACCTCGGAAGCCCAGTCCAACATCTTCGTCCTGAGGAAGATGGTGGACGAAGTCTTCACCGTTCTCTACA GTGAGGCTGTGGGCAAGAGCAGCCTGGTCCCGGTGCCTTACGACTGGATCCAGAAGGAGCCCGGCTGCCTGGTGGCCCACGGTTTGCCTGAAGGAGTCGTGCTGAAAAAGCCCTCGGAGTATGACACCAAGACGCTGATGAAGATCCTGGAGCAGAGCCATCGGATCCAGTTCTCGGTGAAAAG ACCTGCGGAGGAGTCATCTCGAGAGTCCAAGTCCAGTTCAGACCTCAGTCATGGCGCTGCCGTCATGCCCCACGTGGCCCAGAAGACCCCGGCCCACGTGGTCACCCCATCAAGCACCCCCTCCTCCAGCAACTCGGTGCTCTCCAACTTCCTGTACGGGATGCCCATGTCCTCCAAACCTCATCCAGACGGAAAACTGGACTTCAAACCCGCATCCATCGTGAACCTCGGGAAGGACCGGCTCAGCAGCACCTGGGCCGACAAGAGCTCCAAGGACCTGACTAATG AGGAGGTGCCGCGGCCGGCGGGTGACCAGAACCAGAGTCCCACCAGCGTCCACATCTCCAAGAGGCTGCTCTTCTCCATCGTGCACGAGAAGTCAG aaAAGTGGGACTCCTTCATCCGGGAGACGGAGGACATCAACACGCTGCGGGAGTGTGTCCAGATCTTGTTCAACAGCAGATACG CCGAAGCTTTGGGTCTCGATCACATGGTGCCTGTTCCCTACCGAAAGATCGCCTGCGACCCCGGAGCCGTGGAGATCATCGGCATCCCGGACCAGATCCCCTTCAAGAGACCCTGCACCTACGGCGTCCCCAAACTCAAGCGCATCCTGGACGAGCGCCACGGGATCCGCTTCATCGTGAAACG AATGTTCGATGAGAGGATCTTCACTG ctgcagggaaGCTGGCCAGAGAGGAGGGCAAGTACGAGCCCGGCTGCTCGCCCGAGGAAGGGTTCCCCGACGGTCTGATCATCCCGCCGTCCACCACCGAGATCCTCAGCAACTCTCACAGCAGCAG GTCTGCCAGTGCCTGTGTGAGTCCTCTGGCCGACAGTGAGGCAG TGGTGAAACAGAGTCGGACCCTCAGTGAGCTCCTTCATCCGTCGGCTCCCCCTGGAGACTCGGTTCAGATCAAGAAGATCAAGACAGAGCCACCGGACGGCGAAGTGGCTCAGGCGGCACCAG ATGTCGGCGCAGACGAAGCCGCCGAGCCACCGTCGGACACGCCCACCTCCGCTGCTCCCACCACTACCTCCCCCGCTGCTCCCCCGGCTCACCTGGCCCCCGCAGCAGAGAGCCACTCAG gtgtttctgctgcagcCGAGCCTCTGTCGCCGCCAGGCACAGCGCAGCCGGTCCGAAGAAGCTCAGAAG GGGGCAGTCTGGTGGACGACATCGGTGAGATGATCCTGCAGCTCCGCCGGCAAGTGGAGAGTCTGTTCAGCGTCAAGTTCG CCGAGGCGCTGGGTCTGTCAGAACCGGCCAAAGTCCCCTACTCCAAGTTCCAGATGTACCCAGAGGAGCTCTTTGTCACCGGACTCCCGGACGGAATCTCGCTGCGCCGGCCCAACTGTTTCGGCGCCGCCAAGCTGCGGAAGATCTTGGCGGCGAGCGGCCAGATCCAGTTCGTCATCAAGAC GCCCAAACTGCTGAGCGAGCAGAAGCCGGACATGCCGACGG AGCCGTTCTGCAAAGacatggaggtgaaggaggaagcGCCCGAGGATGCCGCCACCGGCTCCAAGAGACCCGGCTTCTCGG AGTGTCTGGAGTCCAAATTGACCCGCATCGACTTGGCCAACACTCTGCGCGAGCAGGTCCAGGATCTGTTCAACAGGAAGTACGGCGAGGCGCTCGGCATCAAGTACCCGGTCCAGGTGCCGTACAAGCGGATCAAGAACAACCCGGACTCGGTCATCATCCAGGGCCTGCCGCCCGGGATCCCCTTCAGGAAGCCCTGCACCTTCGGCTCGCAGAACCTGGAGCGGATCCTGGCCGTGGCCGACAAGATCCACTTCACCATCACCAG GCCGTTCCAGGGGCTGATCCCAAAACCAG ctcctcgCAGGGTCACGCTACTCAAGAAGTCGTTTGGCGCCGTCAGCG aggaggaggacctgAGCTGTCTGGGGGAGAAGGTGGTCCTGAGGGAGCAGGTGAAGGAGCTCTTCAACAAGAAATACG GCGAGGCCCTGGGCCTGGACCGCTCCGTGGCGGTGCCCTACAAGTTGATCCGCAGCAGCCCCGAGTCGCTGGAGGTCAGCGGTCTCCCAGACGACGTGGTCTTCAGGAACCCCAACACCTACGACGTGGCATGCCTGAAGAAAATCCTGCAGGCGGCCGACGGAGTTGCCTTCAGCGTCAAGACGCCGCTGCA GCCGTTCGCCGAGATCTGCAGTCAGACGTGTAACACAG CAACAGAAGTCTCCATAAATCGACGGAAGCGGAAAAGAGTCCAGGAGAGTCAGCGAGCTCCGGCGTCAGCTGACCTGGCGCTGTCGACCAATCAGATTCCAGTGATG CAGTGGCCGATGTACATGGTGGACTACAGCGGCGTCAACATGCAGGTCCCGGGTCAGGTTCACTACTGA